A window of Centroberyx gerrardi isolate f3 chromosome 6, fCenGer3.hap1.cur.20231027, whole genome shotgun sequence genomic DNA:
GCAAATTCTGGAGGAGAACCTGCTTCAGAGACCCAACGACCTTAGATTGGTGCCACAATTTCTGTTCCAACAGGACAATGACCCTCAGCCACATCCAACTCCACTCCTGGAGACCTAAACAGTccagtgcaaaaatgcaaaagagCAACATTACTAAGCACATGAGTCACTGGCTGGTGTTAACTAATGTACCAACAACAAGATACTTGATAGTTTGTTGTATAAACattgttctttcttttgtttatttctttaacTGACATTAACCTGGGCTGATTTTGTCAAGCTATAATTACTGTGTATCCAGTAAGTTTATTACTGAATAACTGAATGATATTCTGATGTCAGGAACCCAAAGGAAAAAGGCCAAGGATAGAAATCACTTCTCTATAAAAAGGAAGTACCTGATCCAAGTtcataggaggaggaggaggaggaggaggaggaggaggaggaggaggaggaggaggaggaggaggagggatcgGGATCAAACCTATATTCAAATAAATCACAACATTTGGTAAATACACAGactgggaaattaacaccagtcaacagagaaatgctgatacattttggctgtggctggtaaatttgtctattttaccagccaatttAGCAGGTAACCAACAATCTTCCAGAGTTTTTTTCTGCATCGTGACAATGAGAATCGGTTGGTAAACCAGTGAAACAGACTTGTGTATTTTGGAATCCATCAGTCACTTTGGCTGGTGGATGAAAATGTCAGTTATCTGTGCTCTAAATTAATTGTTTGAGATTACTGCTGTTATCAATGTTTGTTTGTATAATGGTGTGACAGTTTTAATGTCCCACTATGAACAATTCTGTTTCCACAGTCACTGTCATCTTCACAGTATATGGACCACCTGGTCCATataatttagcattttttatatTCATCTTTGTTCTGTACATGTCAATATTGTGTATTAACCTTTTTCTTGTGCTGGTTATTTGTATTGAGTCGAGCCTTCACAGACCTATGTACATCCTTTTGGTCAACTTGGCCATAAGTGGAGTGATAGGTAgttcatctgtctgtccacctaTCATGAAATATCTTCTTATGGAAAAGCAGGAAAGTTCTCTTGAAGGATGTTTAACACAGGTATTTTTCAGCAATGTCTATGGCTGCTGGGTGTATTGCATCTTAGCTCTGATGGCCTATGACAGATATGTTTCTATTTGTAAGCCCTTGCAGTACCACTCCATAATGACACCTACTAAAGTCAAGCTTTTACTGGCAGTGGTATATTTAATTCCATGCTCATTTTCAGCATTCCAGGTATATATGATTTCAAGAATTCaactgtgcaaacacacaatTAATAAGCTTTTATGTGATAGCAGTGCAGTTGTGAATCTTTCCTGTGTGAAAAGCACTTTTCTCAGTGTGTATGGTCTACTCTTAGCCACCTGTCTGATTATTCTACCTTTCCTTCTAGTTGTTCTTTCATATGTCCATATTTTAATGGTCAGCCTTAAAACCTCAAAGGAGTCTCAAAAGAAAGCATTACGCACATGCACTTCTCATCTAGTGACATttattaatttctctgtagCCACTTTCTTTGGTGTGATTTATAATCGTTTAAGTCTTAGTCTTCCAAGAGCGGTGAATATATTTATATCTatgcatttttttgtcattcctCCTTTACTGCATCCAATAATTTATGGTATTAAAACACAAGAGATCTGGCGTAGTATAAACAAAATTGTAAGAAGGAAAATCATACAATTGTGAATTTTTTTTGCAGATATATCTGGGGATGGATACAGATATTACAAGCTGCTGTTTATGTTTTACACAAAATAGTTTAGTTTGTATTTACGCACTGTTTTTTCAGTCAAAGGACAGGATATCTTTCCAtcagtgttttgtctgtgttttgacatattatagcaatatttttttccaacgCATACCAATAAATAACATTGACTATTGATTATGATCATGAATGCATCACATTTTTGTAAGGGGAATTTAGGCACAGGCCAAATTGGGTCAAATATTGCAAatcattgtgtttgttttgccctCTTCTCAGGCTCTACCCATAGCCGAGGTCATGCCCTGGATTTGGTTTTCACTCTGGGGCTTACGCTCAACTCCCTGTACATGGTGGACTTTCTTTCAGATCATAAACCTAATTCTCATTTCCAGACAGCTGTTGCACCTCAAAAAGTACACTATACGATCTTGCATCTTTAATGAGCACTCTGCTGAGAAATTGCCATTTCTCTTTAACAAGCTCAATACCGAATTTCTCTCACATCAATGATATCGTGAGCTCCTTCAATGATATATGCTCTTCAGCATCATATGCTATTGTCCTGCTCAAAACTGGGCTAGTACCATTGGTAAAGTCATCCCTGTGGATCAATGATGGCATTCGCTGCCTAAAAAGTGAATACAAAAATGCTGAGCATAGGTGGAAAAAAACGAAActccattttcattatttatatgaTGGAGTTATTGACCTCGctaaatgacaaaattaaaTATGCGAGAGTCAATTACTGCAAACAAACTTAATTCCAGGTTTCTGTTCAGTATGGATCATCTTGTACATCTCACCCCTCCTTCAGCCACCTGCACTAAGGACTAGTACCCATCTCTACCTGCGTTCCCTCTCCAATTTCTCAGCAAAACCTTATAGACACCGTGTCTCATATGCAAGTATCCTCTAGTTCCCTGGATGTAATACCCTTACAGTTCCTTAAAGAGATCCTAGGAACAATTGGCCCTCGTCTGCTGTCCACTGTAAATTAATCCCTAATCTCTGGTCATGTACCTGACTTTTTTAAATCGGCCATTGTGCAGACCCACCTAAAAGTGACCTTTTATTGCCACAATGAAAACTTGATTACTGATCAACTTCTTGAAGTGGTTGAGAGAAACATCTGATAATTTTCAGTCTCGTTTTCGCCAAATGCACATAACTGAAACTGCACTTTTTCTTTCAATTATCTTTATTTGAGCAATTTAACAGAAATccatatataatgatataacgCTCTTTTATAACAGATAAACATGTAAGTCATGGGCTCTCAAAGtgtggcccgcgggccaattgcggccctcGGAAACGTGATGAGTTAAGGTGACATGATGAAATGCATGCGTTATATTTGGTCCGGTTCCAATAATACAGTTTTAAACCAACCTACAtcacacagtacagtacttTGCTTTTAAGAAGGGTAAAACTGCGCCCCCTGGGCTAAACTGTCAAGTTAGGAATGGTTGCATGGCAACTAGGCAACTCGCGAGTCGTGTATGACTCGCGAGACAGATTACGTCTTCATTGCAGCTATGTACGTTAGCCGGttagggagatggaggagccgTCGTGCAAAAAACGTTGTGTCagtgaggagaaaaggaagttTCAGGAAAAATGGAGCAAAGCTTTCTTCGTTGTACCTCACGGGTCGGATAAAGTGATGTGCCTAATCTGCAAGCAGGTGAATGCAGTGCGCAAGGAGTTTAACATAAAACGCCATTATGATACCAATCATAAAATGTACGACAAGTTCACGGGCGAGGAGCGCACAACTAAGCTTGAACAATTTCAAAGAGGCTTAACTGCCCAGCAGTCAGTTTTCACAAATCTGGCAAAATCCAGTGAAGCTGTAACACAGGCTAGCTATGTGGTAGCTCAAGAAATTGCCAGGCGGAGCAAGCCGATCAGTGATGGAGAATTGGTGCGAGACTGCATTTTGAAAGTGGCTGACATTGTACGCCCTGTTCGCCAACATGCCATCAGAATGGCCTCTATGTTCGGAAGCACATACATTTGTGAGAAAACCTTCTCTACCATGGCCATCAACAAATCCAAGCTGAGGTCCAGGCTGACGGATGCCCAGTTACATGCTGTCAATCCCACTTTCAACGTCATTCTgctgaatgaaataatagtaaAATTAGACTATTCCACATTTTGCTGGAGACTGCTATGGGAACTGGCCTAAATACATGACAGTATAGATATGTAGGCTAATCTTTGAAATTGTGTATTTCAGGGAGTTAGTCATGACAGGTGACCGTAGACCAAGAAAGAAAAACTTCACGCATGAAGAAATTATTATCCTCctcaaaaaatacaaacaaaacaaagaagctTTGGAGTCCAAATTCAACACTTTcacaacaaataaaagaaaacagcaaataTGGGAAGACATTACAGAGGCCATAAATGCAAAGGGagtggaacacagagaaattaAAGATATAGGGAAGAAATGGAGCGACCTGAAAATGCAAGCTGTTGAGGATTTTCCACGTGCCAACAGGAGGTGGACCAAAACCTGACATGGGGCCATATTCAACACTGGTCCTAGACATTGTTGGGGAAGACTCCCCCTCTGTCATTGGTATTGTACGTGGTCCTGAGAGAGAGCCTGCAGAGAACATACAGCAGCCCTCCAGAGAAGCTCCAACACCCCTGCTTTCAGCAGAGACCCTCCTTGCTCCACCTACAGCACCCCTTTCACCTCCAGCATCGGCAGCACCCCTCTTACCAGAGATGGATGTAGATGACAGTGCTCATCCTCAAGCACTGTCATCACAGGATaggttttttaaaaatataaccacgaggaagaaaatatttaaaaagcctttattgtatttttttttttttaatattttcttcctcgtggttatatttttatatttggagtgcctgaATTGTCCTTTTGTTTGTAGCACTATTTTTCCCCGTTTTCCAAGAGCACCCGATACATTTTTGATCCCAGTTTGACAATATAGAGCaaccagtcatttccttttttcagaGCCTGGAAAGTGTTGACTCTTGCATTACAAAACAAGTCACTTGCACTACACCACCTAGGTATTTTAAGCAATATCCGCATACAATCATTATAGGCAACCTGAAGCTTATGTATGCTCACCTTTTTAAACTTAGCCCACAAGGGGGCAGTATAGAGAGGAGTGCAATATGCTCTAAAGAGACTTATCTTAACATGGTCTGAACACATGTAGACTTTTCTTGCCAACATGTTAGCTTGAGCATATAATATACGGCGCTGCCTATACATGTCATCGTCATCAGACATTTGATCTGTAATGAAGTGCCCcagatattttgttttattacaaaCACATAGCACTTGCCCTGACCAATAAAAATCTGGAAAGTTGAGGTCTTTATCCCGTTTTGTTCTACATATCATGACAACACTCTTTTTAGCATTGTATTGCACATCATGTTTGATCCCATAATCAGAACATATATTCAGCAGCTGTTGAAACCCAGCACTGCTCGGAGAAAGAACAGCCAGATCGTCGGCATACATAAGATGGTTTATTAGGGTGTTACCAATCATACAGCCAGTTTTGCAGCCTCTTAGTTGGTCAGATAAATCATTCATATACACGTTAAAGAGGGCTGGTGAAAGTATCCCCCCCTGTCGTACTCCATTACCAACGCCAAAGGGAGCGGAGACTCTATTGCCCCATTTGACCTGCATACTCTGGTTGGCATACCAGTATGCCAAGATTCTTATCATGCTGTCAGGCACGCCCCTTTGACTCAATTTCATAAACAACTTTTGGTGATTAACTCGGTCAAAAGCCTTAGAGGCATCAATAAAGCTGATTAGAACAGAGGAGTTCTGCCTTCTGTACATTTCAATTACTTCTTTCACGGCAGAGATACATAAATCAGTACCATGCTTAGCCTTGAAGCCAAACTGGTTGTCTGTGGTACCAATATATTCACATAAACGATCTAATAGAATCCTTTCCAGAACTTTGGATACACACTGGCTAGTGCAATTGGCCTGTAATTATCCAGGCTCCCAACCTTGCCAGCTTTGTTCTTGATGACAGGCACAAGAGTAACGGACGACATAGAGTCTGGCAACAGTCCATGAGTCATAAGGCCAGTAAAACAAATGGCAAGAAGCGCTGCAACTTTGGGCTTGCAAACTTAAGGTGCTCTGCAGTGATTTGATCTAAGCCACTTGCTTTATTATCAGATAGCTGTGCTATTGCTTGATAGACCTCAATGGTTGTGATTCCCAATGTGTCACTGTTGGCAATATTGTCCACTTTGTAGGGGTCCCTTTTAACACAGTTAAATAAAGCAGAGTAATGTTGCCTCCACAACTCAGCTATATTATCGGCTCCAGAAACTCCCTCTACAGTGCATGGTAACAATGTGTTGTCCCTGTTCAGAGCTCTCACCTCCTTCCAAAAAGTTTAGTCAGCTTTTAAACTAGTCTCTCCTCATTGAACTGGTGTTGACTCGTTTGTCTGCCTGCTGGCCAAAACTGTCTAAAAGATAGGACTTGAACCAGTCGAGAGGTGTTCCAGTGACACGTACCCAGTGCTCAAGATGGCCAAGGAGGACAGCATGGTCAACTGTATCAAACGCTGCAAGAAGAGCTAGGAGGACCAGAATAGAGGGGAGCCCTCACCTGATGATAATAAATCGTTCATATCCCTGAAGAGGGAGCAGTTTCAGAACTGTGGTGGGCCCTAAAACCTGACTCAAGttttcactaaaaaaaacacagaattttTGAAGGACCTTTGCTAGGAAGGGGAGTCTCAAATTGAAGAGCTGGCTTTTTTAATAGGTTGAACAAGAGCATTTTTGAATGTAGGAACAGCACCTGTGGAAAGAGAACAATTTATAGCTTGCAGAATAAAAGGACTGACTGTGTTAGAAACTTctaaaaaacttctaaaaaaaaacattaaacagcACTTTGGGGTCGGAATGATTATTCTCAATGAGGTTGGCAAAATAAGCAGATCTGGAATTTTTAACCTCTGCATTATAGCGTTTGATTACATTTGGATGTTAATATGATATGAGAATACTGTGATGAGGACATGGGTCATATGAACAGATTGTTTTCTATTAAAGGATACTTGGCTGGAATGGATtattctcataatcagagtaaggGAAGACATTAATAGGCTATACAAGTAAATATGTGGAGTTGTTGTTTTCTTATAATTTCGAAATCTTATTTGTCACAGATCTGGTGATAATTAGGTATGAAGTATTATTAGATGTTAGGGGTAGGGTTTGGGTTAGATCGGtatgaaacagaaaagacacaaaagcacacaaatatacacaaaaaacatgaaaatgtgaTACATTTGTCACCATGTCAATAATGGTATTTATTGGTAAAGCACaatggaaacaaacaatttCTGTAATATATTGTGAAAAGACAGATTCATAGCTGCAAAGGTAAACAAACTAGTGGTTTGACTTCAATCACTACAGATATGATGGGCAAAACACTTCAAAACTGTCTAAATTTCcttgttattattttgtatatGCTACATCGGATCTCTTGTGTTTTGATACCATAAATTATTGGGTGCAATAAAGGAGGAATGACAACAAAGTTCATAGTTATAAATATATTTACCACTCTTGGAAGACTAAGACTTAAACGATTATAAATTACACCAAAAAAAGAAGCCACAGAGAAATTAATAAATGTCACCAGGTGAGGAGTGCATGTGCCTAATGCTTTCTTTTGAGACTCCTTTGAGGTTTTAAGGCTGACtattaaaatatgaacataCGAAAGAACAACTATAAGAAAAGGTAGAATAATCAGACAGAATATTAAAAATAGACCATAGACATTGATAACAGTGCTTTTTTCACAGGAAAGATTCACAACTGCAAGGTTATCACATAAAAGCTTATCAattgtgtgtttgcacagttGAATTCTTGAAGTCAGATATACCTGGACTGCTATAAATGAGCATGGAATTAAATATACCACTGCCAGTTAAAGCTTGACTTTAGTAGGTGTCATTATGGAGTGGTACTGCAAGGGCTTACAAATAGAAACATATCTGTCATAGGCCATCAGAGCTAAGATGCAATACACCCAGCAGCCATAGACATTGCTGAAAAATACCTGTGTTAAACATCCTTCAAGAGAACTTTCCTGCTTTTCCATAAGAAGATATTTCATGAtaggtggacagacagatgaacTACCTATCACTCCACTTATGGCCAAGTTGACCAAAAGGATGTACATAGGTCTGTGAAGGCTCGACTCAATACAAATAACCAGCACAAGAAAAAGGTTAATACACAATATTGACATGTACAGAACAAAGATGAatataaaaaatgctaaattatATGGACCAGGTGGTCCATATACTGTGAAGATGACAGTGACTGTGGAAACAGAATTGTTCATAGTGGGACATTAAAACTGTCACACCATTATACAAACAAACATTGATAACAGCAGTAATCTCAAACACTTAATTTAGAGCACAGATAACTGACATTTTCATCCACCAGCCAAAGTGACTGATGGATTCCAAAATACACAAGTCTGTTTCACTGGTTTACCAACCGATTCTCATTGTCACgatgcagaaaaaaaactctGGAAGATTGTTGGTTACCTGCTaaattggctggtaaaatagacaaatttaccagccacagccaaaatgtatcagcatttctctgttgactggtgtt
This region includes:
- the LOC139929776 gene encoding olfactory receptor 1500-like: MNNSVSTVTVIFTVYGPPGPYNLAFFIFIFVLYMSILCINLFLVLVICIESSLHRPMYILLVNLAISGVIGSSSVCPPIMKYLLMEKQESSLEGCLTQVFFSNVYGCWVYCILALMAYDRYVSICKPLQYHSIMTPTKVKLLLAVVYLIPCSFSAFQVYMISRIQLCKHTINKLLCDSSAVVNLSCVKSTFLSVYGLLLATCLIILPFLLVVLSYVHILMVSLKTSKESQKKALRTCTSHLVTFINFSVATFFGVIYNRLSLSLPRAVNIFISMHFFVIPPLLHPIIYGIKTQEIWRSINKIVRRKIIQL